Within the Eucalyptus grandis isolate ANBG69807.140 chromosome 1, ASM1654582v1, whole genome shotgun sequence genome, the region ggaaaataataagaaaattgtgctttcttattaaagtattattttcttttcctttttcttttctctctccccttttctctctttttttctctctctcctttttttcccttgccGTTTTCTACTTTGCTTTCTCTTCCccctttgactagtcaaacccccttatccttctctctcctctctccttctctctcgacGCTCTCTCTcgcggtactctctctctctctctctcctctggtTTGAACAAACCAAAGCAAGACGGAAGTAGCAGCTCGCCAAGACAGCAGCTGGTCATCGTCGCCGCCCGTCTCGCTGCCCGCGCCCACGCGTTCGCCGCTCGCCGCGAGCTCTGCCAACCGCCGCCCCTCGCGCCCAGGCGTCTTCCCCGTGCGATTCTAGCCGCTGTCTAGCTCGGCCTGACGCCTCTAGCCGCCGCCTAGCTCCGTTTGGCTGCCGTCTCGACCTCCTCGGCgtccccctcaccctccgccCGACCTCgcctcgccgttttggccatcGGAACAGCTCCGGCCAGCCCAAGTCCGCCACCCacgaagtgggtttccagcccctTCGGGCTCGTTTTGGGCTGTTTTCGAGCCTCGAACCCGAGACCCGCTTTGAGGTttatcgttcctcgcgtcgcccctGTCAGATTGATCAGATTTACGTGCGATtctggtgagtaatctcactaatcctttcTTAGTGGGCTAATTACACTTAAtggttgtttatttttatttaattaggtttatgtggttagattagtgtttattagttaattgtgatgcaaattagacaaattaaatgtgtatttagcaagtagacatggtctactatttattgagggtagctCGGAATTTTTCCGACCctttatcgggcttcaatttgacaattcgggcataagtggaatttttggtatttaaatattatttttcggaattaaattaaataattatttattttccgaaaattcaagcgAGGATGGtcagtgaccggaatattatgctgatgatcgtggtgaagtccatttatttaatcgggctttattttgagttaaaattaatttttaatattaattatttaattttcgaaattaattaattaattaattaattttcggaaattaaggttgAGCTGGCCGACGACcaaaatctcgtgctgattgtcgtggcgcagtccatttatttaattgagctctatgttgcatggaattaaataaattgtgatattttagggatttaccctaaattgattgaaattgagtgagaTTGAATGATTGCTTGATAGTTGGCcgagtatgtttattcagcatttataatgcttgaTTGATTTATAAAGTGAGTAGAATCGTGAGAGTGAATCAGAAATACTTTGGGATTGAACCGATCAGACACAGTGTATGggcctacgtggttcggtgatttgggatatcattGGGGGAAagcggcgccttaaagaacacacgtatcggtctagtacatacattattgtgaacctacgtggttcggtgattaggATATCACTGgcaaaaacggcgccttaaagaacgcacgtatcgaTCTAGTACTTATATTTttataggcatgtatggtttggtgattaaggacatcactggcgaaaacggccccttaaagaacgcatgcacttgtctattaaatacactgtcataggcatgtgtggttcggtgattaaggacatcactggcgaaaacgacgccttaaagaatgcacacaattgtctattgagtacATGGTTATAGGCATGCGTGGTTTGGTGACTAAgcatatcactggcgaaaatggCGCTTTAATGAACGCAtgcaattgtctagtggataAGTCACCTTGGTGAActtgacgcccgagagcattgacctagaatggttcgtctgacatgtaatcaactagttcgattaatcaatgatttgatcagattgtcgtgatttgattgattgttcgCTATGATTTGTGAAGCGTTcgtatataaccttgaattgcaggttgagactgaggccaaggtaagtcctctgacttgtgctgtgcttaggcaaccgagtagtgtattggttccctaattgagtcttagtggggtagaactcactGAGACGTAATCTCATCctggtttggggaaaacattttaggACCCCGCTGAGAAGCTGAAAAGGAGGAATCTGAGAAGGAAAACTCTGAGGTGAAAccgaggagaaggatttttggaagaagaagataatgcTGAGAGGAATCTTGAGTATGACCTGGATGGGCTGAGATTCCATATTCTTTTAtgaactccattttgatgtgaatagagtagagtaaaaagttgtgaatagtTGTGAAGTACTCCGGTTTATGTCATGTATAAatgtttggttgtggatttcaatatgaaagatatggcctactttttttatcccattgttttattgtctggggatttataactgcttccgcatgtgcttaattaatgaaagggtcggtgatacatagtcctgggatatcgcattttaaaatcgatcaagtagaaggatgtgtgcgtgcccgaggatcggggcgtgacacccaTCCCCCCAAGAAGGATAAACTGAGGCAATGATGGGGAAAATTCAAACTCATTGAAGGTTCCATTCTTGTAAAGTGCTCCAACCTGTCTATTGTTGCTCTTTGTTTTCCGCACATCCCTAGTTTTGTAGTAAATTTGGGGAGAATTGGCTACCCTCACAAATGCGACAAAGCCTCTCTGATCATCAGTGGTGAACGTGCAGACCCATGCTGTCCCATTAAGTGCGCTTGATGTTGTTGTTAGTTGTATGCCGGGATGTAGCTCTTGTCTAGGAAGTATTGTGTCTACAGGGTGATCGAAAGACTGCCAAATGATGGCGTCATTTCTGTTGTAGAGCACGAGATTTCCAACTTCTGTCAAGTTCAAGCCTACCACTGACTTGCCAGAAGTATTTGTGGACcacattttttttccatcgTCACCCAGTAAAACTAAATCGCCCTCCTGGGTGAGTTGCATTTGCGAAGTGTCGTTAATGGGTTGTTCCTGAGGAATCAACCGAGTTGACGATGGCGTGATGTTTTCCATGTCTTGTGTCGGTTGGAAAACAAGCAGGCGAAAATAGCAGCGTCCGTCCACATAGCACATGAAGCCACATGAGAAACTTGGTCCTGAGTTTAGCCTGGAAAGCACGACCTTGAAATGAAAAGTATTGAAATAAGTCGCAAGGGAGTCATATAAAAAGGTTAAATTGAAGTCGGGAAGTTTACTGAGGGTCCATACGTTGGGAATTCAcgtgaatattttaaataaatattataatatttttttgatttttataaaatttttgttttctttggtttttattttttccctttttgccaTTGGgtgataataaaaagaaaagaaaaaaagaaaaaatataaaaattcaaaaatcattaaaaaattattataaaatatcaaCGTCGGTACTAATTGTGTCACGTAAGATGACCATTGTCTATTTTAGCAATTTTCAATCTAAATTGACTGcctagattgaattgataccaatttaaagatatttaaaattaaattagtcaaattaaaaggttgttattttttttttgatcatttttcgCTAGTTTAATGATAGTCATGGTAAGAAAGATGAAACTATTTCGAAAGGCAAATGCTTGGCCCATCACGAGCATCGAGTTCCTTGTATCAGTTGTTAAGGCGAAATCATTTCATCCCGATTCATGAAGTCCACAACCAATGAATCTGAGCGAGGGAATAAAGGCATCATCTGTGATATAGCGGTGAGGTCTCAAGTATGAATACATAGAAAAATACAGAAAAGCGATGTTTGTGTCTGCATAGCTTCATAAACGTCGGATTAGTGTGCTAACCTTTCTCCTCTATTCTTATCACCGGAAGAACGTTTCAGGCACATAAAACATTGTCCCCAAGGGTTGGATTGCTATCGGTGCAATAGGCGGTTGAGTTTGCCTCCTCTGTTCATAGATCGAAAATCGGCAAACGGGGCACTGACCGTGACCCTGCAGCCATGGCACGATGCAGTCCTCATGGAACATATGGTCGCAAGGGGTGACCATCACCTCTTGCCTGGCCTCGAAGTCGTCTAAGCATACCGCGCATCTCTTGATATCATCATCGTCTTGGTACCTACTCTGATTTCCGAGACCATTCTTAGCATTTTCCCTATAGTACAGGCTTATTCTCCTGGCTAACCTTTTTGGCAGGGGGTCCTTGTAAATCTCCTTCCTGAGCTTGCTTAAGGCCTCCTTCTGCTCATCAGCTGTCGACATGGGGCCTTGCTCGGACAAGACCTGGGCGTTAGGCTGCCCGATAGGTCTCGGAGGAGGGTCATAGACGATCCCTCTGGGCCTCCCGTAGGCATTCTCGAGGAGTATGAGGGGCGAGATGGGTGTCGTGAAGCTGCATATGAAGCCATGTTTTGAAATTGTCAACAAATCACAACTCAAGGATCACATGTCCCTAATGCTCGACGATGACGACAGAGAAAacatgattgaattgaattggaGAGGTTAGCATGTGTTTTGAGGGAGCATGATCCAAATATATCTTGTCATCATAATCATGATAATCACTTCCAAGATACCAGAGCTAAGATGATCTATGGATTCTGCCGGCGTGCTCTTACCCAGCTAAACTAGAAGGAGTTGGCCGTGACATCATTCTTTCCGGGACAGATGGCCGAGTCGGTGGTGGCGCCTGCATATTTCAGCACACAGAGACTATGAAAAGCACGAACGCATACTCGTTTCACTCATCTTCAAGCCTCTCTCAGGCAATTACCCAAACACTTGTTACGTGTGGCTTCAAAACACCAGATTCTATGCACGCGAAGCCAGTATATCTCTTAGTTTTTTAACTTACTGGTGGAATCGTTCGATACGAAAGAGCCCGTGGAAGCGGAGGCGGACTCGGAAACTCATCATCACTCAGAAGATCAAAATCGAAGTAGTCCCATTGAGATGGCTCAGGGGCCGGCGCCGGAGCAAAATTACTTGAGCGGCTGCTCATGGCGTCTGCCAACCGTGGTTCACGGCCGGCTCCGATATTCCTTTGCTTGCTCACTTCACATTTATGAGCGTGAAATTTTATAGCTTTTGCGTTTGAGGCCGCGTCCGAATGCAATGGATATAAGCTCGAGGGAATAAGTGCGTAGCGATTGCTTTTGCCATTGCCAAACTTATGTCCGTGTCTGATTCAAAAGAGCGAAGCGATTCTGTCTGTCCCCGCCATTTTGATGCTctgctttttttcttcctctggtGTAGCTGGTGCTTTGAAGATAAAGAAGATACAGCCAATATGAAGTACAGAATCTGTTCTTTCTAGTTAATCGGATTCAATCTCTGCCCAGCCACGTCGCACGTCAACTCTCGCGAGCTTGCGGCGTAAGTTAGTGTCATCAGCAACTTCCCTGATGTTGCGGCTTCTTCAGGAAACTCCTCCTTCGCTTGACTGTGGAATCACCCGCAATTAAATTACGTGTTTTCATCGAATTGACCTATATTGGATTAGTAATCGATTATAACGGtatcgtaatgacccttgccgattattaCGGTTGAGCAATCGaattctgatcgaattctcaaatttgttgcgtttatatcccttaacgacttcatctaataaattaataaactCGTGAGTAGCTAGCTCAAAGTAAAATGACCAAaagcgcgtcaatgaaatgtccATTTTATATTATCGAGACGGGGtcgaattttaggatgtcacacaaaGCTtgcgttaagggatataacgcGACAGATTTGAGAATTAGATTGCTCAACCGTAATAATGCTTATAATCGATTAGTGATCCAATATAGGTTGCGACGAAAACACGTAATTAAATTGCGGGTGATTTTATACTTAGTACTCGTGATTGAATCCTTGcaatttttatgacaaccgagagtcaccaacgAGTCGAAAAGGCACAAACTTGAATCGAAAATgatcaaccatgggtcaaacacgctaaaatccctaaaagctactagataggttaggttgtactaaaatcgcattcggtcgattttaaccacgaaattgaatttgatttcggGATTCAGACGTTCaagcatgtcacgattcatttataagacgtcgtctcatctttcggagAAATTTCGATGAGTTCGgaatttttgcggaaaaatcgaATTTCGGACAAAtcggaaaatgaaaatgaaattcggATGGACTCTTTAAGTGGGTTATTTGGCTGCCAAAAGGATTTTATTTGTGAGGATTTGAAGGGAAAATGGTGATTGGAGCGCCCCTTGACCTTTGGCATGAAACTTTTGAGGCATTTTCCCTTGAGTGCTTAAAAATTTCATTAGGCTTCCAATTGGCCAAAGGTTGgactttctctccctccccccccttctctctctctttcctctctccttctcacCCCACTCATGCGCACGTTCAGCCCATCAGCAGAcccctcctttctcttcttctccttcatctctTCTTCTATTTCTCACGCCACCTGCAGCCGCAacctccatttcctcttccactTTTGCTGCAGCCGAAATCCCCCATCATCTCCACCACATCACCACCATCAACCCACCATTCCACCATCATCATCTCCCCATCCCACATTGTCTAGCACCCTCCATTTCCCCTTGCCACTGCCAGCGACCCAACCCCAATGCCACTTTCCAGCGCCAACTTCACCAGTGCCAACACCACCCTGCAGTCATCTTCGCCTCACACCACCAGCCCATGGCCAGCAACCACAACCACCACCTCACTGTCATCCACCCGCCTTGCGTCCAGCGCCACCACCAGCAATTGACCAGCAACCAAGCCAAGCAGAACCGTGCCCCTAGCCGTGAGCTTGTTAGGTCGTTTCCTTGCAAATCCAAGCTTCTATTGGAGGCATGGTAGTCTCGGGTTGTCGCCGCTGTCGCCATGAACCCGCCGCCGCCCTAATctggtgagttaactccctaatccttgattaggttgttaattgtgcttaggagttagattagtgttaattagttTAGTTAAATTAGTATTAAGCGAGATTAGCCTTATGATGGATTAATGTTAATCTATtttggttagattagccttaagatggattGGTATTGATCTAGTTGGTTGGATTAGTACTAATGAAGGTGATTTAGCTTGGTTTAGTGAATTTCTCCCGGATCAGTTTTCTGATGCTCATCGCTTGCCATTTTTGTGGGGAAAAACGTGCTATGATTTTGAagttgttttcttgaaaaatattttagatatcTTCAgttatgacatatattttactcaagattttagggatttaaaagaatgagatttcagTTTCGTTATTTGCAAAACAGAATCTTAGATTATGCTGAAAACAATGACCTTTTAGTATTCAAAGGATTTTTACCAACTCTTAGGGTTCGGttttcgaaatgattttttacAAAAGTTGTTCATTACATCTTGTAGTTTAATGTAatcaaatttaagattaaatggACAAGTTTGGACCTCGAACCAAACCGATTTTTGAAAACAGACTTTCTGAAAATAGACACAGTTTTGGTAACAATTTGAGCGATTTACTACTCTTAATCTAGAAAGATCCAAGTTAAAgtgtctcatgaaaaatgttattttaagtgtcctttagaatatattcaaattttagaattttccaaattgatttggTTAGGTTCCTGGATTTAAATTTGGAGACGCGCGAGTGGCCTGGTTTCTGCCGGTTAGGGCTAGTTGTGGTTTTGTAATTGTTTTTGGTATCTTACTTGCTGGGAAATGAATATGTTGTGATGTGGTTGACGTTTGGCATGCCGAGAACTCATGTGTGACATCATGAGGTTGATTAGTCTATGTTggttgtttattattattgccaAATATGAATTTATGAgcttttaattagaaaaacaattAGGTGTTGGGTTGGACGCCAAAACTTATTTgcccaataaaacaatgaggttttaaactaggtgcgtgcaaagtttgacgaattaattttgagtacgtgagcacctatgaatttatttctaagagttttgaacaaaaaaaaggggttaCTAAAGTTTAGTTCCAAAAAAGGGGtagttggaaaagaaaatagaaaataaattaggtgtcgggtttggacgccagattttatgtgctcaataaaacaaggAGGTTTTATACTagatgcgtgcaaagtttggcgagttaatttcaaatacgtgaccccatacgaatttatttcggaagattttgaacaaaaaaaaaaaaaaaggattgcaagatttattggtttaaaaggaatttttggtattcTTGGCTAAtaagaaagataagaaatggGTTGATTGAGGGTGTGCTCGTATGATCACCTAATACCCTGATGCATATGAATATGTGGGGTAATGAACCTGTCCTGATGCATATGAATATGCGGGATGATACCTGATTAAGTTTAgatgccccacgtcaacggatgccgaTTGCCGTGGAGGCTGGGCCGATGCTTCTGTGGGGAATGCCGTCCTGATGCATATGAATACGCAGGATGATGCCGTGCCTGACGAAGGGGACGACGCCCGGTTATGCAGGAGGACCGCCAATTGTTGAGTTGGCTGTGGCTATTGGGTCGTAATAACTGGAACACGCCTATATGGTTGTGATAGCTATGcatgattatgggacaaaattgtgtggcacggtatgagaagtgtcataatggtttggccttataatcgagactcatatgattgaaatgatgtgttTCGGTTATTAAACCACGCTTGCTGCACTGATGATGGTATATATGTTGAGCTAACGTGTAGGTACgcgccgaggcgaggtaagttctatATGATGTGTGTTTAGGATTGCCTTCGAGGCAAATTTACGTCTTgattggggtttagggttttgacttgctgagattttatctcacctcaTTGTGACTAACCTTTTTTAGGGCCGTAGCGTGGAGATCTGTTGAGTGCGGATGTGGTGGGCGCGAGATGTGACACCTTTTGGCTAGTCCCGCTGTTAGCGCAGTTTAAGGTGACCCTCATCCCTAAAGGTTGTTGAGAGGATCGATAGGAAGTGGCTGATGAGAGGCTTGCAATTAATAGACTTCCTAGGGTCAACATTTGGTGAGGAAATTGTCCCTTGTTTTTATTATCCCCGTGTTTATTTGTTGACTGGGTGTTGTATTTAATTCGCTTCGGCATGTgcataattgaaagaaaaaagagagagaaagggtcAGCGACTCAtcttgggacgtcgcattttCAGTTGACCATCGAGGAATGTGCGCTTGCTTGGGATTTGGGACGTGACACTTTGCATTAAAATATTCATCCAAAAGTATATTTTGGGGTTTGATGTCCAAgtggattatttttttgatggCATTCCTCATGGAGATAGGCTAGTCCTATGGCAATGTCGAGGATAATCTTTCTCCTCACTTGCCAATAGACTTCAAACTCTTGATCATTTTGGAAGATCCACTTATCAAGAGAACCATTGCACATGTACTCATAGCTAAAAGCTGATGTGATTTATCTGCACAAAATCCAAGTAATCTTACCAGATTGACATGATGGATTATGTCCAAAGTtttggcctcagccaagaatgACTTCTTTATTTGACCAAAACCATCAAGATGCGTGACTGCAATCCTAATACCGTTGCATAAAGTTCTTAGAAATACCGAGCCAAATCCTCCTTCCCTGAGCTTGATGTTGAAATCTCCTGTCACGACCTTCAAGTCCTCATAAGGGAATCTAGATATATGAAGCCTTTGTAAGTCCGAATCATCATCCCCAACAATATTTCTTCTCTCCTTACTTGAAATATGAATCCCAAATATACTTATTAAGAACATCGAAATTGCTCTAACAGTAGTCCCTAGGATTAACACTATTCGTCccctattctttctttgaaagattgatgaTGGCATTAGCGTGTTTGAACTATGGTTGACTTTGATAAATGCCAAGATGGAATATAGTCCATACGTGTCGTCTATGAGGGAAAATGAATATGATAATAAATAGCAATCTCCACCGAAGAAATTGGTTCGATTACGAAATAGTGCCATTGAGCATGAGCACCCCTTCCTCATACACTCTTCCTTGCAACTCTCCACAATTGTGTTTGAGAGGTCAACACTAATATTGGCGTCCCACAAAGTAAAGACGGTGACATTCACAATTTCTATGAAAGAGTTATTGTGTGAATCACATAAGAAAGGTAAGCTGCGATTGCAACTGTAGGACAAAGACGTCTGTGCAATTTGCGTTCTCTTTTGGACACCGACATTGATTGGGAAATGAGCAAATGCCATAACTACCACACGCCAATGGATAATagcaatcatcaatttcaagaaGATTGTTCTTATTCCAACGATTGAAGAACGCATCATAAATATAACACTTCAATGCCCACCAAAATCCAGCCAGATATACTGAGCCGATAAAGTTGGGAGAAATGAAACTCACCAAAGCTTTTATTCTTGTAAGGTGTTGCAACCTGTGCATTGTTGCTCTTCATTTTGCTTACATTGCTCGTTTTGTAGTAAATTTGGGGAGAAGAGACTCTCACTAGAGATGCGACAAAGCCTATGTGATCATCAATGGTGAATGTGTAGAACTGCGTCGGCTCATTTGGCAAATATGTTGGCGTGGTTAGTGTCATGCCGGGACGTAGCTAGGCCAGGAAGAATTCTGTTTGTAGGGTGATCGAAAGACTGCCAAATGATGGCATCATTTCTGTCGTAGAGTGCGAGATTTCCAACTTTCGTTAGGTTTAAGCTTATAACTGAATTGCCAATAGTATTTGCCGACCAAATCTTGTTTCCATTATCACTCAGTAAAATAAGGGTgtgcatgacaacatttctattccgatgaactatttcttttcagaaagagtttttttttacactcaggaataatttctgaataaaataagatgtttggtaattatacaaaatttctattcttggagtagaaaaagaatataaatgcgtttggtaaaaacttataaatttttgtattgatttgttttttcttattaCTCACGGACCGCCGGTCGCCGCACGTCGCCACATGAGGGCCGCATGATCGCTGCACGACGGCCGCACGACCGACGCATGATCGGCGCATGACCGGCACATGATTGCCGCACAATCGCCAATCGTCGCCGCCAACTGTTGCCGTAGGATTGCCGcccatagcccaccggctgTGAGAGGGGGCGGTGGCTGGTGAGCTGTGGGCGGCAATCCTACGGTGGTGACAGTCGGTGGTCGTGCGACAATCGTGCAGCGATCGTGTGccgatcgtgcggcggtcgtgtgaCGGTCGTGCGCCGATCGTGCGGCCATTGTGTGGTGATCGgcggtccgtgagtaagaacaaaaaacaaatcaatacaaaaatttataaatttttaccggCGATCGGCGGTAGTCTTGTGGCGATTGGC harbors:
- the LOC104441448 gene encoding E3 ubiquitin-protein ligase RNF38; the encoded protein is MSSRSSNFAPAPAPEPSQWDYFDFDLLSDDEFPSPPPLPRALSYRTIPPAPPPTRPSVPERMMSRPTPSSLAGFTTPISPLILLENAYGRPRGIVYDPPPRPIGQPNAQVLSEQGPMSTADEQKEALSKLRKEIYKDPLPKRLARRISLYYRENAKNGLGNQSRYQDDDDIKRCAVCLDDFEARQEVMVTPCDHMFHEDCIVPWLQGHGQCPVCRFSIYEQRRQTQPPIAPIAIQPLGTMFYVPETFFR